The following coding sequences lie in one Desulfuribacillus stibiiarsenatis genomic window:
- a CDS encoding biotin--[acetyl-CoA-carboxylase] ligase, giving the protein MNNQPVRYKILSILKENNQIFTSGEEISKTFNLSRTAIWKHIQELKKEGYEIFSVPKKGYQIQKSPDVLTEEEVSRYLKTTDFARDYCYYVSLGSTNTIAKQIAESSNAPEGTVIVAEEQTEGKGRMGRQWVSLKNKGIYMSIITRPKIPINRAPQITLMLATVVARFISNHYHVPAKIKWPNDILIHQKKVCGILVEMSSDLDSIHYAILGIGINLNQTAGELNMIENQHYMPTSIRNETDIVVNRRVCFANLLLELERAYQAFIENGFTAFKDLWEEYAYSIGKEITVHTHSSIIQGTLLGITDQGALSLVGKDGETQVIYSGEIVL; this is encoded by the coding sequence ATGAATAATCAACCGGTGCGATACAAAATTCTTTCCATTTTAAAAGAGAACAATCAAATATTTACTTCAGGTGAAGAAATTAGTAAAACTTTCAATCTTTCTAGAACAGCAATTTGGAAACATATTCAAGAGTTAAAGAAAGAGGGTTACGAGATTTTTTCTGTCCCCAAGAAAGGGTATCAAATACAAAAATCCCCTGATGTATTAACTGAGGAAGAAGTTAGTAGGTATCTGAAAACTACTGATTTTGCTCGGGATTATTGTTATTATGTCTCGCTAGGGTCAACCAATACAATTGCTAAGCAAATAGCTGAATCAAGTAATGCGCCAGAAGGGACTGTCATTGTAGCAGAGGAGCAAACAGAAGGTAAAGGAAGAATGGGGCGGCAATGGGTTTCTTTGAAGAATAAAGGGATATATATGTCGATTATTACGAGACCTAAGATTCCTATTAATAGAGCACCGCAAATAACACTTATGCTTGCTACAGTTGTTGCAAGATTTATTTCAAATCATTATCATGTTCCTGCTAAGATTAAATGGCCGAATGATATTCTTATTCACCAAAAGAAGGTTTGTGGGATTTTAGTAGAAATGTCATCAGATCTAGACTCCATTCACTATGCAATTCTTGGAATTGGCATTAATCTTAATCAAACTGCCGGAGAACTTAATATGATAGAAAATCAACATTATATGCCAACATCGATTCGAAATGAGACCGATATTGTGGTAAATAGAAGGGTTTGTTTCGCGAATCTCTTACTGGAGTTAGAAAGGGCATACCAGGCTTTTATTGAAAATGGCTTTACTGCATTTAAAGATTTATGGGAAGAATATGCGTATTCAATTGGTAAAGAGATTACAGTTCATACACATTCCAGTATCATTCAAGGAACTTTACTAGGTATTACGGATC
- the bshA gene encoding N-acetyl-alpha-D-glucosaminyl L-malate synthase BshA, with amino-acid sequence MNIGIVCYPTIGGSGVVATEIGKAMAEKGHKVHFISSDMPFRLLEYPMDNITFQKVTVNQYSLFKYPPYEHSLACIIAEAILEYNLDVIHVHYAVPHLSCAYLAKQMVKEKKQVKIFVTLHGTDISVMGYDKRIFPLLSFALKSCDAITAVSNALAKEAKMLFQLNCIRTIYNFIDVNLFTPSKVNHRLKSYYVDKNQKLLLHVSNLRSVKRPLDVLKIFQNVKTTVDCKLLIVGQGPNFDTLLKYIHEHQLGEYIYCLENPANLPELYSMSDLFLLPSEKESFGLAALEAMASGVPVVASQTGGIPELIEHGYSGYLAPVGDVENMAQYSIRLLQSNELHQRISQQARVTSVERFNKEYIVNQYEKLYYSYYN; translated from the coding sequence TTGAATATTGGCATCGTATGTTATCCGACCATTGGTGGTTCGGGCGTTGTTGCAACTGAAATCGGAAAAGCAATGGCAGAGAAGGGACATAAAGTGCATTTTATTTCTTCAGATATGCCTTTTCGATTATTAGAATATCCTATGGACAACATTACGTTTCAAAAAGTAACAGTGAATCAATATTCACTATTTAAATATCCACCCTATGAACACTCTCTTGCTTGTATCATTGCAGAAGCAATATTAGAATACAATCTAGATGTTATACATGTTCATTATGCGGTCCCTCACTTAAGTTGTGCTTATTTGGCAAAGCAAATGGTTAAGGAGAAGAAACAGGTAAAGATTTTCGTTACCTTACATGGGACCGATATTTCTGTTATGGGCTATGATAAACGTATATTCCCACTGTTATCGTTCGCTTTAAAATCTTGTGATGCGATAACAGCTGTTTCTAATGCATTAGCAAAAGAAGCGAAGATGTTATTTCAATTAAATTGCATACGAACAATTTATAACTTTATAGATGTAAATTTGTTCACACCTTCTAAGGTTAACCATAGGTTAAAATCATATTATGTAGACAAAAACCAAAAGCTTCTTCTTCATGTTTCTAATTTACGTTCCGTGAAAAGACCATTAGATGTTTTAAAAATTTTTCAAAATGTCAAAACAACAGTGGACTGCAAACTTTTGATTGTTGGTCAAGGACCGAATTTCGATACATTACTTAAATATATTCACGAGCATCAACTAGGAGAATATATATATTGTTTGGAGAATCCCGCAAATTTACCAGAACTTTATTCAATGAGTGACCTTTTTCTACTACCATCCGAAAAGGAAAGTTTTGGTCTTGCCGCATTAGAAGCGATGGCTAGTGGAGTACCTGTTGTAGCATCCCAAACAGGAGGAATTCCAGAGTTAATAGAACACGGCTATTCTGGTTATTTAGCTCCTGTGGGAGATGTCGAAAATATGGCACAATACAGTATAAGACTGCTACAGTCAAATGAGCTTCATCAAAGGATATCGCAACAAGCAAGAGTAACTAGTGTTGAACGATTTAACAAAGAATACATTGTGAATCAGTACGAGAAATTGTATTATTCGTACTATAATTAA
- the dapB gene encoding 4-hydroxy-tetrahydrodipicolinate reductase produces the protein MSKIKVAVSGANGKMGQEVLKMVINDPELELVAAIDLKMDAIDVGLVLGMDTVGINFENNIEQSLMRCHADVLIDFTNPQAVHHNIKTAIQYGVYPVVGTTGLQLEEIKEFDRLLKERELGGIFAPNFAIGAILMMRFAEQAAKYMPHVEIIELHHDQKIDAPSGTALKTAEMIKAQRKSIKQGLENEYEKIPGSRGGEYDGFRIHSVRLPGFVAHQEVIFGSQGQVLSIKHDSIHRESFMPGVNLAVKKVKDFVGAIYGLENLID, from the coding sequence ATGAGTAAAATCAAAGTGGCCGTATCAGGTGCTAATGGAAAAATGGGACAAGAAGTATTAAAAATGGTCATTAATGATCCAGAATTAGAGCTAGTAGCAGCAATAGATTTAAAGATGGATGCTATTGATGTTGGGTTAGTTCTTGGTATGGACACTGTAGGCATCAATTTTGAAAATAACATAGAGCAATCTTTAATGCGTTGTCATGCTGACGTATTAATTGATTTTACAAATCCACAAGCTGTTCATCATAATATTAAAACAGCTATTCAATATGGTGTATATCCAGTTGTAGGAACGACAGGACTACAGTTAGAAGAAATTAAAGAATTTGATCGTTTGCTAAAAGAGCGTGAGTTAGGTGGTATATTTGCACCAAATTTTGCGATTGGTGCGATACTAATGATGCGTTTCGCTGAACAAGCAGCTAAATATATGCCACATGTAGAAATTATAGAATTACACCATGATCAAAAAATAGACGCGCCATCAGGCACTGCATTAAAAACTGCTGAAATGATTAAAGCGCAAAGAAAATCAATTAAACAAGGATTAGAAAATGAGTACGAAAAAATCCCAGGTTCTCGTGGTGGGGAGTACGATGGTTTTCGAATACATAGTGTTAGATTACCAGGATTTGTTGCTCATCAAGAAGTTATTTTTGGTTCTCAAGGGCAGGTTCTATCGATTAAGCACGATAGTATTCATCGTGAATCGTTCATGCCAGGAGTAAACTTAGCTGTAAAGAAGGTTAAGGACTTTGTGGGAGCAATCTATGGTTTAGAAAATCTTATCGACTAG
- a CDS encoding nucleotide pyrophosphohydrolase — protein sequence MADLQEEVDQYIGQYVEGYFTPMTLVVRMSEELGELAREVNHIYGQKPKKTSEENGSIEMELGDLLFVMICMANRLGIDLQTAHDQVMEKYKTRDKDRWTKK from the coding sequence ATGGCAGATTTACAAGAAGAAGTAGATCAGTACATAGGTCAATATGTTGAAGGTTATTTTACGCCAATGACATTAGTAGTACGTATGAGTGAAGAATTAGGTGAATTAGCAAGAGAAGTGAACCACATCTATGGTCAGAAACCGAAAAAAACGTCAGAAGAAAATGGTTCTATAGAAATGGAACTTGGGGATTTACTATTTGTCATGATTTGTATGGCAAATCGATTAGGAATCGATTTGCAAACAGCCCATGATCAAGTGATGGAGAAATACAAGACTCGAGATAAAGATCGTTGGACAAAAAAATAG
- a CDS encoding NAD(P)/FAD-dependent oxidoreductase: MEQNIFIHDGKKKAEIIQDGVYDIAIIGSGPAGATAAIYASRGKAKTIVLDKAPGTGALAITHKIANYPGQIDEVAGQELLDKLRNQAANFGANFVVTHVQGIMSNDDSKTIFTTDGILQAKSIFIAVGARGGRKNKITGEDEFLGRGVSYCATCDASFYKDKTVAVIGDNEEAIEEVMVLSKFASKMYVLIPGKVVTGNIDQESIPNNDKYDVRLNTKVKEIKGSDSVESIILENGEEVSVNGVFIYLSGNQPNTEFLNGIVETTEDGYIRVNEFMETNIPGIFAGGDIRKPPVKQAVVAAADGAIAAMSCEKYLHKKKTVAPQYG, encoded by the coding sequence TTGGAACAGAACATATTTATACATGACGGTAAGAAAAAAGCTGAAATCATTCAAGATGGAGTATATGATATAGCGATTATTGGAAGTGGTCCTGCTGGTGCAACAGCTGCTATCTACGCGTCACGCGGCAAAGCCAAAACAATTGTTTTAGATAAAGCTCCTGGTACTGGAGCACTTGCAATTACACACAAGATTGCGAACTATCCTGGGCAGATTGATGAAGTGGCAGGTCAAGAATTATTAGACAAGTTACGTAATCAGGCGGCGAACTTTGGTGCAAACTTTGTGGTTACACATGTTCAAGGTATAATGTCAAATGATGATAGTAAAACCATATTTACAACGGATGGTATCCTTCAAGCGAAATCAATCTTTATAGCAGTTGGTGCACGAGGTGGAAGGAAGAATAAGATAACAGGTGAAGACGAATTCTTAGGCAGAGGGGTAAGCTATTGTGCTACCTGTGATGCATCTTTCTATAAAGATAAAACAGTTGCTGTAATTGGAGACAATGAGGAAGCTATAGAGGAAGTTATGGTGTTAAGCAAATTTGCGAGTAAAATGTATGTGTTAATTCCTGGAAAAGTAGTAACGGGTAATATTGACCAAGAATCTATACCTAATAATGATAAGTATGATGTAAGATTGAATACTAAGGTAAAAGAAATAAAGGGCAGTGATAGTGTAGAAAGCATTATCTTAGAAAACGGGGAAGAAGTATCTGTTAATGGTGTGTTTATTTACCTTTCAGGTAACCAACCGAATACTGAGTTTTTAAATGGCATAGTGGAAACAACAGAAGATGGTTATATCCGTGTAAACGAATTTATGGAGACGAATATTCCAGGTATCTTTGCTGGAGGAGATATAAGAAAACCACCGGTAAAGCAAGCAGTTGTTGCGGCAGCTGATGGAGCAATTGCAGCAATGTCATGTGAAAAGTACTTACATAAGAAAAAAACAGTAGCCCCACAATACGGGTAA
- a CDS encoding metal-sensing transcriptional repressor, with product MNRIKRIEGQAKGIHKMMEEGRSCKEVIHQLSAIRSATDKLIVNIVAENIEYCVLQDIEQGNDIKDTMQQAIELLIKSR from the coding sequence ATGAATCGGATTAAAAGAATTGAGGGACAAGCAAAAGGTATTCATAAAATGATGGAAGAGGGACGATCCTGTAAGGAAGTGATTCACCAATTATCTGCTATTCGTTCTGCTACTGATAAATTAATTGTCAATATTGTTGCTGAGAATATAGAGTATTGTGTGTTACAAGATATTGAACAAGGTAATGATATTAAAGATACAATGCAACAAGCAATTGAGTTACTAATAAAAAGCAGATAA